GATGCTTCCTCGCCGGCCGGGATGGTGACGGAGGTGCGGTTAAACCAGCTGAGGCGTTCGCGGTTTTGCTCGGCCTCGATGAGGTAGAGCATCCGCACATCAAAGGGCTCGCCGCGCTTAGGCAGCAGGATGCGCTGCAGGGGCTCATGGGCCTGGGTGTTGTTGGCAGTCACGATAGCTTCGATTCTCCAAACGGTATAAACAGTAGTCAGCGATTTAGCGTAGTTGCTTTTGCATAAGTACTACGGTTTACACGCGGAGCCCGTATGATGGAACATCATGAGATGGGTTCCTTGCGCGGCAGCAGTAGGTCTTCTCGCCGTAGCCAGCGCGCCCGCCGCTATCGCGGAGGAAAAGCCCGCGGTGGAGTTTCTGGACCACGCCCGAATCCTCAGCAATTCGGACGAAGAGGCCATCAAATCGCAAGCCCAGTCCATGCATTTGCCGGATTCTGTGCACGAGGTCGTCTACGCTACGTATCCGAATTCGGGCGAGGAATTTTCCCGGACTCTATTCCATGACTTGGAACGCGAGCATCCACATTTCATCAATGGAAGTGGGCTACAGAAAAATGTGCTCGTCATCGCGGTAGGTTTTGAGCCCAATAGCATGGCCGTGCACTGCGGCACAGAGGTGAGCCAGGACATCAAGATTTATGACGAGGGGCGCGTGGACGGCATCTTGGACCAGATGCGGCCGGCGCTGGCGGACGATGACTATACCGTCGGCATGATCCTGGCGACGCGCGCCGCCGCGGATACCACCGTGCGCCGGCAATATACGCAGGATGTGCCCACGTGGTCCTTATTCATCGCAGCCACTATGGTGCTCGTGGTTCTGGGCGCGGTTGGCCTCATTTCCTACTTGTTCATCCGCCGCGCCCGAGTGCGCACGCGCTTCGATTATATTAAGGGCGCTCGCGACGGGGCTGAGGAGCTCATCAAGCGCACGGAGGTACGGATTGACGCCCTGCATTCCCCCTTGGCGGGCGACTACCTGAAGGTACAGTGGCGCTCTCTGGTCAATCAGTACACTGATGCGCGGCCGACGCTCAAGGCGCTGGAGAACATCCAAGACTATTCCCTGCACGCTGCCTCCATCAAGGAGGCGTACAAAGCGCTCAAGCAGATCAATACGGCCGCAGCGCAGATAGATTCCCTGGAAAATTTCTGCGCCGGCGATACTGCGGTGCGCGCGGGCGAGGTGCAATGGCTGCTTGGCGACGCCCAAGCGGCCCTCTCCCGCCAGCCCGACAACGCCAGCTTGCGCCAGATAACGCAGCGCATTAATGACCTGTCCCAGGATTTGTCGCGGGAAGACTTCGATTCCGCCTTCGCTCGCGTCCTCGAGGACTATCACCCCATGGTGGGCGCGCTGCCAGAACGGCTATATCCGCAGCGCGACCGCAAAACTCCCCCACTGTTGGGCACGCCGGAATGGCGCCCCGGTATGGGCACGCACTACATGCCCTATAGGTTTGCGGGCTTCTGGGTGGCTAATAATAACGTCTCCTCCCAGCTGCCCGACCCCTATCGCTTCTAGGCGTTGACCGGCTCGGTTACCGGATCGATGCCCAGCTTATTGAGCATGTAGAGCACGCGGGCTTCGAGGTCATCGGCCAATTCGCGCGCCTCCTCCACGGTATCCGCGGCAGGAATATCCCAAATCTTGATGTCCTTGCCCGCCTCATCGCGCTCTACCTCGCGGCCCAAGAACACGATGTAATCCGGCATCGCTACCGTGCGCACCTCGTCGAGGTACTTATTCGGGGCCTCGCCCATGCCGCGCTCGTTCATGACGTGGGCAAGGTGGCCTTCCGCTTCGTTTTCTGGGTGAGCAACGGCGGTATCTACAAAGAGGGCCTCGCCGGCGTGCTTGCGGGTCAGTTCCGCTGCGGCTTGGGCCAGCGCATTATTGGTACCGGCGGCAAAGCGAACGTGCAGGCGGTGAGCACCGAAGTAGTTGCGCACCTCACGCTCCACCAAAAGCGGCACGAATTCATCGAGCTCCGCCTTCTTGGTGTGCTTG
This genomic stretch from Corynebacterium tuberculostearicum harbors:
- a CDS encoding TPM domain-containing protein, which encodes MRWVPCAAAVGLLAVASAPAAIAEEKPAVEFLDHARILSNSDEEAIKSQAQSMHLPDSVHEVVYATYPNSGEEFSRTLFHDLEREHPHFINGSGLQKNVLVIAVGFEPNSMAVHCGTEVSQDIKIYDEGRVDGILDQMRPALADDDYTVGMILATRAAADTTVRRQYTQDVPTWSLFIAATMVLVVLGAVGLISYLFIRRARVRTRFDYIKGARDGAEELIKRTEVRIDALHSPLAGDYLKVQWRSLVNQYTDARPTLKALENIQDYSLHAASIKEAYKALKQINTAAAQIDSLENFCAGDTAVRAGEVQWLLGDAQAALSRQPDNASLRQITQRINDLSQDLSREDFDSAFARVLEDYHPMVGALPERLYPQRDRKTPPLLGTPEWRPGMGTHYMPYRFAGFWVANNNVSSQLPDPYRF
- a CDS encoding three-helix bundle dimerization domain-containing protein — translated: MNQFETLRQDLHDNYGHEYTAAEIDAKLDEVIAKHTKKAELDEFVPLLVEREVRNYFGAHRLHVRFAAGTNNALAQAAAELTRKHAGEALFVDTAVAHPENEAEGHLAHVMNERGMGEAPNKYLDEVRTVAMPDYIVFLGREVERDEAGKDIKIWDIPAADTVEEARELADDLEARVLYMLNKLGIDPVTEPVNA